The genome window AACGGCCCAGGAGAACGGCCTCATCGGCCTCGCCCTCGATCCGGAATTCGCCCGCAACAGCTGGATCTATCTCCAGTACTCTCCGCCCGACTTCCCCGGCCAGCACATCAGCCGCTTCACGCTGAAGGACGGCAAGCTCGACCTCGCCTCGGAAAAGCTCCTGCTCAAGTACGAGGAGCAGCGAAAGGAGTGCTGCCACCACGCCGGCTCCCTCGCCTTCGGTCCGCGAGGCGAATTGTTCATCGCCGCCGGAGACAACACCCACCCCCACGGCGACTCCCAGGGATACGCCCCGATCGACGAGCGGGCCGACAAAGCCCCGTGGGACGCGCAGAAGTCCTCCTCGAACACGAACAGCTACAACGGCAAGGTCCTGCGGATTCGCCCGCTCCCGGACGGCACTGTCGAGATCCCCGACGGCAACCTCTTTCCGAAAGACGGCTCGCAGGGACGCCCCGAGATCTACGTCATGGGCTGCCGCAACCCGTGGCGGATCAGCGTCGACTCCGCGAGCGGCAACCTCTACTGGGGCGACGTCGGTCCCGACGCCGGCGGCGACGGCGACCGCGGTCCCCGCGGCTACGACGAGATCAACCAGGCCCGCCGCACCGGGAACTTCGGCTGGCCCTACTTCATCGGCAACAATTTTCCCTATGCGGACGTCGACTTCGCGACGGGCCAGATCGGGCCCAAGTTCGATCCCCTCGCGCCGCTGAACGAGTCCCCGAACAACACCGGGATCAAGACGCTTCCACCCGCCCAGCCCGCGCTCCTCTACTACCCCTACGGCGACTCGACCGAGTTCCCCGAGCTCGGCAAAGGGGGCCGCACCGCCTGCGCCGGCCCGGTCTATCACTACTCCGAGGGGCTGGCGTCGGCCACGAAGTTCCCCCCCGCCTATGACAAGGCCCTGTTCATCTACGAGTGGACCCGCCACTGGATCAAGGTGGTCCACCTCGACGATGCTTTTCACGTGAAGTCGATCGAGCCCTTCATGCCCGATCAGCCCTTCGTCCGGCCGATCGACATGGAGTTCGGTCCCGAAGGCGCGCTCTACCTCATCGAGTACGGCGAGACCTGGGGCGTGAACAAGGACTCGCGGCTCATCCGCATCGACTACGTCCGCGGCAACCGGGCCCCGCTCGCCGTCGCCACCGCGGAAAACAACATCGGCAAGCAGCCGCTCGCCGTCGCCCTCTCGAGCAAGGGCTCCTTCGACAAGGACCAGGACGATGCCCTGACCTACGAATGGCGGGTCATCCCCGGCACCCCGGCTGGAACCCCCGCGGAACCGAAGGTCGTCTCCCGCGAGCCGAACCCGACCGTCACCTTTAGCGACCCCGGCGTCTTCAACGTCGAGCTCGTCGTCTCCGACCGCCAGGGAGCCCAGCGGGCGGCCTCGATCCCGGTCGTCGTGGGGAACGCCCGCCCGACCGTGAAGTTCCTCCATCCGCAGGAGGGGGACTTCTACGACGCCGACCAGCCGATCCCCTACCGTCTTTATGTAAATGACCCGGAAGACGGCACCAGCGACTTCGACGAAGCCGACGCGAAGCAGCTCCCCGAGATCGATCCCGAAGCGGGCATCCGTCTCGCGTTGAACGCCGCCTTCGTCAACGGGCCGATCCCAACCGCCGCTTCGGCCGGACAGCCGGAGCAGGGCCCGCCCGGTCTCCTGATGATGAAGCGAAGCGACTGCTTCAACTGCCACGCCGTCGACCAGAAGCGGGTCGGCCCGCCGCTCCTCGATGTCGCCTCAAAGTACCGCGGTCAGACGGGCACGATCGACGCCTCGATCCAGCGGGTCCTCAAAGGCTCGACCGGCGTGTGGGGCAAGATCCCGATGATCCCCCACTCCCAGCACACCCCCGAACAGGTCCGCGAGATGGTCACGTGGATCTACTCTCTCGAACCGGCCGGTCTCGTCCGGGTCTTCCAGGGTTTCACCGGAGAGGTCCCGGTCGACAAGGCCGAGACGGCCAAGCCCGGCCACTATTCGCTCCAGGCGAACTACACCGACCGCGGCTTCGGCGAGATCCCGGCCCTCAACGCCTCCGCGACACTCCATCTCCGCCAGCGGCTCGTCGAAGCGGAAGCGGCCGATGAAGTCCACGGCGCGCAGATCCTCGGAGGAACCGCGAGCGGCGGCCGGTTCATCGGCGCCATCAACCACGAGAACTATCTCCGGTTCGACAAGATCGACTTCGACCGGGTCAAGCGGCTCTCGTTCCAGGTCACCTCGGCCGGTTCCGGAGGAAAGATCGAAGTCCACCTCGACCGCCCCGATGGCCCCGCGGTCGCGACCGCGGACGTGGAGGTCAACGGCTCGTGGGACAAGTGGTACGAGCGGACGGTCGACCTTGGAATGGTCTCCGGCCGCCACGACCTCTACCTCGTCTTCG of Planctomyces sp. SH-PL14 contains these proteins:
- a CDS encoding PQQ-dependent sugar dehydrogenase — translated: MPRLPSLLVSFALATLVPAALLVGTTRPAAAAEPLDPTRFEITVLSTGLKQPMEMAVGPDRTVYYIELDGKLRALRPGRSEAELIGEVTVTTAQENGLIGLALDPEFARNSWIYLQYSPPDFPGQHISRFTLKDGKLDLASEKLLLKYEEQRKECCHHAGSLAFGPRGELFIAAGDNTHPHGDSQGYAPIDERADKAPWDAQKSSSNTNSYNGKVLRIRPLPDGTVEIPDGNLFPKDGSQGRPEIYVMGCRNPWRISVDSASGNLYWGDVGPDAGGDGDRGPRGYDEINQARRTGNFGWPYFIGNNFPYADVDFATGQIGPKFDPLAPLNESPNNTGIKTLPPAQPALLYYPYGDSTEFPELGKGGRTACAGPVYHYSEGLASATKFPPAYDKALFIYEWTRHWIKVVHLDDAFHVKSIEPFMPDQPFVRPIDMEFGPEGALYLIEYGETWGVNKDSRLIRIDYVRGNRAPLAVATAENNIGKQPLAVALSSKGSFDKDQDDALTYEWRVIPGTPAGTPAEPKVVSREPNPTVTFSDPGVFNVELVVSDRQGAQRAASIPVVVGNARPTVKFLHPQEGDFYDADQPIPYRLYVNDPEDGTSDFDEADAKQLPEIDPEAGIRLALNAAFVNGPIPTAASAGQPEQGPPGLLMMKRSDCFNCHAVDQKRVGPPLLDVASKYRGQTGTIDASIQRVLKGSTGVWGKIPMIPHSQHTPEQVREMVTWIYSLEPAGLVRVFQGFTGEVPVDKAETAKPGHYSLQANYTDRGFGEIPALNASATLHLRQRLVEAEAADEVHGAQILGGTASGGRFIGAINHENYLRFDKIDFDRVKRLSFQVTSAGSGGKIEVHLDRPDGPAVATADVEVNGSWDKWYERTVDLGMVSGRHDLYLVFVNPERRGGLMNLDSVYFHP